A window of Gallaecimonas kandeliae genomic DNA:
AGGGTACCGACCCGCTCGCCCTTGGCCAGGGGCGCCTTGAGTTCCTTGTCCAGCTGGAAGTCGGCCTTGATGTCGGCGGCGGCGCCGCGGGGCACCGTTACCGGGGTGGCTTCCATCACGCCCAGGCGCACGTTCTTGATGTTACCCATGTAGATGCGCTGGCTGGCGAACTCCTGGCCGGCCTTGAAGGGGGTGACGGTCTCGAAGAAGCGGAAGCCCCAGTTCAGTAGCTCCTTGGAGATGTCGCGGCGGGCGTTGTTGGACTTGGTGCCGATGACGGCGGACACCAGGCGCATGCCGTCCTTGACGCCGGAGGCCACCAGGGAATAGCCCACCTCGGCGACGTGACCCGTCTTGATGCCGTCCACGTTCATGGACCTGTCGTGCAGCAGGGCGTTGCGGTTGTACTGCTTGATGCCGTTGTAGGTGTAGGACTCGTCGGAGTAGATCTTGTATTCGTCCGGCAGGTCACGAATGAGGGCGGCGCCCAGCAGGGCCATGTCGCGGGCGCTGGAGTAGTGGTCAGGGTCCGGCAGGCCGTGGGGATTGACGAAGTGGCTCTCGGTCAGGCCCAGCTGCTTGGCCTCGGCGTTCATCAGGTCGGCAAAGCCGCTGACGGTGCCGGCGATGTGTTCGGCCATGGCCACGCAGGCGTCGTTGCCTGAATCGATGATGATGCCCTTGTTGAGCTCACCGACCGTCACCTCCGTGCCCACCTCGATGAACATCTTCGAGGAGTCGGGGAAGTTCTTGGCCCAGGCGTTCTGGGAGACGGTGACCTTGTCGTCGCGGTGCAGGCGGCCGGCCTTGATCTCCTTGCCGATGATGTAGCTGGTCATCATCTTGGTCAAAGAGGCGGGGGGCAGGCGCTCGTCACCGTTGCTTTCGGCCAGGATCTTGCCGGAGTTGAAGTCCATCAACACATAGGCTTTGGCGTCAACGTTGGGGGCCTGGGGAATGATGCGGTCAGCCTGGGCAGAGAAGGCGGACAGGCCAAGCAGGCTTAGGGAGAGGAGGGCATAGCGCATGGGTAATGTCTTCTTCTTAATTCGAATAGGAATAGGTTACCAGAGGCATCAGGGGATGTTGACCCCAGTCTGCCCTTGAGGTTCCACATAAACTTTGAAAGGCCTACCGACACCCTGGCGTTTGAGGGCCTCGATCAGCGCCTCTGCCTTGAGTTCATCGGCCGCCGGGCCCAGCTGCACCTTGTAGAGGCCCTGCTCCTGGACCACCTGGTAGCCGCTGCCGACCAGGGCCGCCAAGCGTTTGCCGGCGGCGTCGGCCCGGCCCGGGTCGCTGCTGGCAGCCACCTGCACGAAGATGGGGTTTTGGGCCTTGATGGGGGCCAGCACCGTTTCCTTCTGGGGCGGCGTTACTACTTCCAGGCGCACATGGGCCGTGCCCTTCTTGAGCATATCCAGCTTATAGGCGGCGGCGTAGGAGAGGTCGATGATGCGCCCTTCATGGAAGGGGCCGCGGTCGTTGACCCGCACCACCACCTGGCGGCCGTTGTCCAGGTTGGTGACCCGCACGAAGCTCGGCAGCGGCAGCCGCTTGTGGGCGCCGCTCATGGCGTACATGTCGTAGATCTCGCCGTTGGAGGTCTTGTAGCCGTGGAACTTGGTGCCGTACCAGGAGGCGTAGCCTTCCTGCACGAAGCCCTTGGGCTCCTTGATCACCCGGTAGAACTGGCCGCCCAGCTCGTAGTCGCGGTTGCCGGCGCGGGAATAGGGTTCGTCGGTGACGGTGGCGTCCTGCACATGGTCAAGGCGCGGCACGTCCACCGGGTAGGCGTCCTCTTGCTGGGCGTAGCGCCCCTGCTGGCCGGGGGCCTCACCCCGCTGGGGGCCGGCGCAGCCCGCCAGCCACAGCAGTGGCAACCAGCAGAGCCATTTAGCCTGCATGGGCCTGCTCCAGCTGCTGGGCCAGGGTCCAGACGGCCCTGGCGTAGAGGGGAGAGCGGTTGTAGCGGGTGATCACGTAAAAGTTGTGAAAGCCCAGCTGATAGTCGGTGCCGTCCTTGAGTGCGAAGGCGAACAGCTTGGCCGGGGTGTCGCCGCCCAGTTCCTTGCCGGCTTCCACGCCTTGGGCCTTGAGGGCCGCGACAGTGCTGTCGATCTCCAGGCCGTCGGTCAGAGGGGCCTGGCCTTTGATGTCGGCCTTGGCCAGCACCGGCTCGCCCAGGCGCCAGCCGTGCTCGTGGAAATAGTTGGCCACCGAGCCGATGGCGTCTTCGCTCGAGAAGAGATCGCGCTTGCCGTCACCGTTGAAATCCACGGCAAAGTGCTGGTAGCTCGACGGAATGAACTGGCCCTGGCCCATGGCGCCGGCATAGCTGCCGAGCGGGCTCTGCTGCCAGCCCTGTTCCTTGGCCAGCTTCAGGTACTGGCCCAGTTCCTTGAAGAAGAAATCCTGCCTGGGCTCGTAGAAGAAGCCCAGGGTATAGAGGGCGTCCCGCACCGGGTAGACCCCCTGGTGCTGGCCGTAGTAGGTCTCGACCCCGAGGATGGCGACGATGACCGACGCAGGCACCTGGTATTGGGCCTGGGCCTTGGCCAGGACCGCCTCGTGCTCATGCCAGAAGGCCA
This region includes:
- the mltB gene encoding lytic murein transglycosylase B, translated to MARWKWALLAVLALPVWAEIPADKAKALADLSGLSPAEVQSALAGAEKNQKILDAIATPWEAKPWYQYRPIFITPERLAKGLAFWHEHEAVLAKAQAQYQVPASVIVAILGVETYYGQHQGVYPVRDALYTLGFFYEPRQDFFFKELGQYLKLAKEQGWQQSPLGSYAGAMGQGQFIPSSYQHFAVDFNGDGKRDLFSSEDAIGSVANYFHEHGWRLGEPVLAKADIKGQAPLTDGLEIDSTVAALKAQGVEAGKELGGDTPAKLFAFALKDGTDYQLGFHNFYVITRYNRSPLYARAVWTLAQQLEQAHAG
- a CDS encoding septal ring lytic transglycosylase RlpA family protein; this translates as MQAKWLCWLPLLWLAGCAGPQRGEAPGQQGRYAQQEDAYPVDVPRLDHVQDATVTDEPYSRAGNRDYELGGQFYRVIKEPKGFVQEGYASWYGTKFHGYKTSNGEIYDMYAMSGAHKRLPLPSFVRVTNLDNGRQVVVRVNDRGPFHEGRIIDLSYAAAYKLDMLKKGTAHVRLEVVTPPQKETVLAPIKAQNPIFVQVAASSDPGRADAAGKRLAALVGSGYQVVQEQGLYKVQLGPAADELKAEALIEALKRQGVGRPFKVYVEPQGQTGVNIP
- a CDS encoding serine hydrolase: MRYALLSLSLLGLSAFSAQADRIIPQAPNVDAKAYVLMDFNSGKILAESNGDERLPPASLTKMMTSYIIGKEIKAGRLHRDDKVTVSQNAWAKNFPDSSKMFIEVGTEVTVGELNKGIIIDSGNDACVAMAEHIAGTVSGFADLMNAEAKQLGLTESHFVNPHGLPDPDHYSSARDMALLGAALIRDLPDEYKIYSDESYTYNGIKQYNRNALLHDRSMNVDGIKTGHVAEVGYSLVASGVKDGMRLVSAVIGTKSNNARRDISKELLNWGFRFFETVTPFKAGQEFASQRIYMGNIKNVRLGVMEATPVTVPRGAAADIKADFQLDKELKAPLAKGERVGTLFLKLDGKDIAQYPLVALDEVQKGSWFSRLMDYFALLFKGWFS